The genomic interval AGGGGAAGCGCGATCAGATCGTAGGTTCCCTCGGGAATCCCTTCCAGAACGAGCCCCTCCAGGATCCTCACGTCGTGACGCAGGCAGGCCTGGTGCGCCGGCAGGTCTTTCGAGGAAAACAGGTCGACGCTCGGGGTATCGATTCCCACCAGCGTGACCCCCTGCTCGCCCAAGAGCGCGATCAGCTCCGGCGAGAGCGCCGCGAAGTCCTCGTTGAAGCGGCGCGGATCGGGATAGGTGCCGGTGGCGAACAGGACGCGGGGGGCGCGAATCGGGGTGGCGATCTGCTCCGGCTGGATGCGCGTGCCGCGCGGCATGCTCACCCGCAGCAGCTGGCACGGCC from Candidatus Polarisedimenticolia bacterium carries:
- a CDS encoding cyclase family protein, yielding MIYDITPTVTAGLAVWPGDTPPSREVLLDMARGDNLTLSTLRATVHLGAHADAPSHYGAAAPSIETADLDRYLGPCQLLRVSMPRGTRIQPEQIATPIRAPRVLFATGTYPDPRRFNEDFAALSPELIALLGEQGVTLVGIDTPSVDLFSSKDLPAHQACLRHDVRILEGLVLEGIPEGTYDLIALPLKLEGFDASPVRAVLRPLS